Part of the Bacillus cereus group sp. RP43 genome is shown below.
CAAGAGGTATCCCATATTGATATTGTTAGTCTATTTTGCGGAGAGAAACTAATAAAGTTTTATGGTGAACAGCAATTTCAAGCGACGAAGCAAATTGTGATGCATCGTAATCAAATAGTGAAAGAATAAGAGGTGCCAATTAGAATGAATGCAACAAGAGCATATTGTTTATCGAAAAAAAAAGCGACAGAAGATTCTCCAGATGGCTGGAGTGCAACATGTATGAGGCTCAATAATAAAATATTTGCGATAGTGAATCATGAAGAAGGCGAAAAAGCTGCGATTACATTAAAATGTGATCCAGAACTCTCTTTACGAATAAGAGAAGATTACCCAGAAACAATAATTCCTGGATATCATATGAATAAAAAGCATTGGAATACAGTGTATATACATAAGGATGTAGAACAAGAACAAATTAATAAAATGATAGATTGGTCGTATGATTTAGTACTACAATCGTTTTCAAAGAAAAAACAGCAAGAGTTATTGGATTAAATACAAAGTGAAGTCGACCATAAATAGCTAGTAAAATGATTATATTTTACTAGCTATTTGCAGTTTTACATTATATATTAGGGGATTTTGAAATGAATACCAAACGAAATAGATTACTATATGCACCGTTTACTATAGTTGTTATTATTTTAGGTCTTAGTTCAAGAAAGTTTGCTTTTGCGTTACCGGATTTGTTAAATGAGTACTTAGGTGATGCTTTATGGGCATTAATGATTTTCACTGGATTCGGATTTTTGTTTCCTAAAATAGAAACGAAGAAATTAGCTTTTATAAGTTTAATATTTTGCTACGGGATTGAAATTAGCCAATTGTACCATGTGGTATGGATTGATAGCATTCGTGCAACGACTTTAGGTGGACTCGTATTAGGTTATGGATTTTTATGGAGTGATTTAGTGGCTTACACAATTGGTGTTGGAGTAGGAATGTTTTGCGAGTTTATGTTACGGAAAAAATAGGAGATTTAAAAAAAGGGGATTTGTATATGGAGCATGCACTGGAAATTGCAAAGTTTTGGTTTCAAGATAAAGATGTCACAGCCACTGAAATTCAACCAAACGTAACGAAGATCCATTGTAATAAAAAAACGTATATTTTAAAGGAAAAGGGATTGATAAAACAGTTTCTAGTTGAACTAAATGTATTAGAACAGCTTGATGAAAAAGGAGCTAAAGTACAAAAATTAGTAAAAACGAGAAATGATGAAAGGTACGTATTTTATAAAGAGAAGAATTATTGTTTGTACGAATATGTTGCCGGAAGTGTACTAGAAATCAAAGATACAGAAAATCTAAAAGTGCTAGGAAGCACAATTGGAGAGGAAATAGCTAATTTACATCACGAACTAAATTCAGTGAATAGTGCTAACGAGTTAATAAAAAGAGAGTTATATAAAGTGGTATACGAATGGGCTTTACCGAATTTAGTAAAGAATGAGCATGTTCATCAGGATGTAATTCAAAAAATGGATCAAATACATACAACTTTTAAGGAAACGGTTCACTCATTACCGAAACAAATTATTCATCGCGATATGCACTTATCAAATGTAATCTTTAGAGAAAGTGATTTTCAAGGGTTTATCGATTTTGAGCTTCTAGAAGAAAACGTTAGAGTATTCGATTTATGCTATTGCTGTACAAGTATTTTAAGTGAGATATTTAGTGATGAAACATTAAGAAGGAAATGGTTACAAATTGTAAGTGAAATTTTTAGAGGATATTATAAGCAAAACATTTTAACGAGAGAAGAACTAAAATCAATTTGGTATGTAATGCTTTCAATTCAAGTTATATTTATTACTTATTTTGTTCAGTTAAAAGATGTACTAAAGTTAAATGAAGAGATGTTTTTATGGATTTTTGCTAATAAGGAAGATATTGAAGAATCTATAGAAAGAATCGTACTCATATGAAAAAAATTATATTAATTGGTTCTGGTGGTTCAGGAAAATCTACATTAGCAAGGCAGTTAGGTAATAAACTAAATATTAAGGTACATCATCTGGATGCTTTATTTTGGAAACCGAATTGGGAAGGTGTTCCGAAGGAGGAACAAAGAACAGTTCAAAATGACTTAATTAAAGAAGAAAAGTGGATTATTGATGGGAATTATGGCGGGACAATGGACATAAGAATTAACGCAGCTGATACAATTATCTTTCTTGATATTCATAGAACAATATGTGTTTATCGTGCTTTTAAAAGAATTGTGCAATATCGGAATAAAACAAGACCGGATATGGGCGCCAGATGTGAAGAAAGGTTTGACTTGCAATTTTTCAAATGGATATGGGAATACCCTAAGTCGAAAAGACCTGCAATTTTAAAAAGACTCGATCAATTCAATAAGGATAAAAGAATTATTATTTTAAAAACACCAAATGAGGTTCAACGATTCATAAAGGAAGTGCAGTAAGTATAAATTGGTGCATTAAAAACATTAAATTATGTTCCATTTTGAATGGAGGAATAATATTGAATGAAATAATTCGCTTGATTGATTCTTATATGGTAAAAATTCCAGCAGGGGAGATAGTTTTAAGAGACGATCGAATTAAAAGAGAATGGAAGGCCCAAATTAAGCCGTTTCTTCTTGCACAATATACTGTAACGATGGAATTATATTATACTGTTATAAATGAATCATCAAATTCTTTTCTAGGCAATCATAAACCCGTTGTTAATATTTCTTGGAATGCTGCGATTGCGTTTTGTAATTTACTTTCAAAAAAAGCGGGATTAAAAGAGTATTATTCTATTAGTGATGGCGGTCAAACGGTCAGTTGTAATTTAGATTCAAACGGCTACCGATTACCTTCTGAAGCAGAGTGGCAATATGCGTGTAAGGCAGGAACTACTGGATACATATATGGAGAGCTTAAAGAGATTGCTTGGTATAATGGAAACTCAGATGAACATGTTCATGAGGTCGGTAAAAAAGAACCGAATGCATGGGGATTATATGATATGTTAGGTAACGTTTGGGAGTGGTGTTATGATTTGTATGATGAAAAGGTGTATGGATCGTACCGAATTTTTCGAGGCGGTAGCTGGGCTGAGGAAGCGAGAGGGTGCGGTGCTACTTGCCGTCGTCGTAGCCATCCTACATTTCATATAGATGATCTTGGGTTTAGGCTCGCTAGGTCCATTTAGAAGAGATAGGAGTATGGGAAGTGCCTACACTCCTAATGACAACATAGAAATCATTTAACTTAAGGAGTGTTTACATTGGCACGTGTTTTATTCATTAATGCTGGATCAGAAGGTCATATTAATCCAACAATTAAAGTTGTAGAAGAACTTATTTCCCGCGGTGAAGATGTAGTTTATTTTTCAATAGAAGCTTTCAGGGAGCGTATTGAAAAAACTGGAGCTACTGTACGAACAATTGACGACCAAAAGTTTATAAAAGCTTTTCTTTCCGGTGGTCGAAATTATTTACCAGAAAGAATAAATGGTCTTTTACATACTGCAGATATTATTATACCGAGTGTTCTTGAACAAATTGAAGGAGAACATTTTGATTACATCATTCACGATTCTATGTTTGGCTGTGGACATCTAATTGCTCAAATTCTTAAACTCCCATCAATTAATTCGAGTACATCTTTTGCGCAGGATGAAAAATCATTTACAAGGATGTTAGAACATCTTTCGAAAAATATCTCAGAGGAATCTATTGGAAAAATAAAAAATGATTTTCAAAACTTAACAATAGGAATTAAAGAAAAATATGGTGTTGAAATCAAATCACCATATGAAGTTTTCTATAATCCTGCACCACTTACAATTGTTTATACAACTAGGGAGTTCCAACCTTTTGGAGAATCTTTTGATGAATCATATAAATTTGTAGGACCATCTATTTCTACACAATTAAGAAAAGAAAACTTCGATTTTACTGCAATCGAAGGAAAAAGTCCGATTTATATTTCACTAGGTACGGTTTTTAACGAGGCCATTACTTTCTATAAACTTTGTTTTAAAGCGTTTGAGAATACTGATTATACTATTGTTATGTCTATCGGTGAAAAGACTAAAATAAGTGATTTAGGTGAGATTCCTAAAAATTTCATTTTGAAAAATTATGTTCCACAAACTGAGGTGCTTACATATACAAAATTATTTATTACACACGGCGGTATGAACAGTACGCATGAAGGGCTATATAACGGTGTTCCGCTCATTGTAATTCCGCAAAGTGCAGATCAGCCAGTAATCGCGAATCAAGTGGAGAATCTCGGGGCGGGAGTCACATTACAAATGCAAGGGTTAACTGAGAGTCGACTACATGAAAGTGTGGATTTTGTGTTAGGTGAATCATCATTTAAAGAAGCTGCGCTGAATATGAAGGAATCTTTCCGAAAATCCGGTGGGGATAAGCAAGCTGCTGATGAGGTTTTCAAGTTTAAAAGTCAGTATGATATGTAATTTTAAATCTAAACGTAAATATGAGGGGGAATGTCTATATTACATGCTATAGGCATTTTTCTATTATATAAACGATTTCATGTTATATGAAGGAAGGGCATTATATGGAAAGAATAAAAAAGATTAAAGTGAATTTTGAGGATATGAGCGCAACACCATTTTTTCAAGTGCAAACAAATTACAGAATTAGGTTTGGTAAAGAGTCGATTGAAAATAATCTGAAACTATTACGAGAAATATTGGGTGAAATATTTAAAGAAAATGATAGAATCGATGTTTCATTTATTTCAGGTTATATAGCGTACGATAAGAGTAAGAGAACTTATGAAAAAACAAGGATAGGCAAGTTTGTTGAAATTCAAAATTGGAAAGAAACACAAATAACAGATGATGATCTTGAAAATACAGTAATATTTACTACGATAAAAGGTGTACATAAAGATGAAGTATACAAGTATTGCAAGTATGTCGTTAATGGTGGTCAGCAAGCGTATATTTCTTTTTATAACGATACTTATTTGTTATATATAAATTCAGATGTAATTGATATTATTTCAGCAGATGCAAGTTTAATAGAAAAATTAAAACTTCAATACAGAGAAGAATATGATAAGTTTTATGAAATAGAAGAATTAGAATAGGATACAGAAAAGGTGTTATATAAATCAATAATGCAGATTTATATAACACCTTTTCTTATGATAACACTTTCGTCATAAGAATATGTGCAATTCCATCTTCCATAAATACGTCGGAAGAAGTTTGATAGCCTAATTTTTCATAAAACCCTTCAGCTTGTGTTTGACCGTGTAGTTTAACTTTGTTTGCTTCTTTGTTACGAGCAATCTCTTCTAGTGCTTTGATTATTATTTTTCCTAATCCGTATTTGCGATAGTCTTTTAAAATACAAATTCTTTCTAGTTTACCCATTCCGTCCACAAAACGTATACGGCCAGTTCCTACAGGAAGTTCATTATAATAAACTAATATATGTTTGCATGTCTCACCAATTTGGTCAAATGCATCGAATTCATCTTCAAGGGGGACACCTTGTTCTTTTACAAATACTTCTTTTCGAAAGTGAAAGGCAGTTTCTAAATCAGTAAGTTCTGTTATGAGTTTGGATTGCAAATTGTTCAGCCCTTTCTAGTGTGATATGAATGTGTTTTCATAGTATATCATAATGTAATGCTATAAAAGAAAAAACTGACTTGCAAAAGTCAGTCTTTAAAATGGTTAATATTCTTTTATACCGTTTTTTGTTCCGATGATTGCTTTGCTCGTCATATTGATAAATAATCCAGTTTCAACTACACCAGTAATCATCTTTAACCCTGTATGTGTGTCATTTGGATTCAGTATTTTGTTTGGAAAAATACAATCAATAATTAAATTGCCGTTATCAGTTATAAATGGTCCGCCATCATTCATACGCAAATGTGTTTCGCATCCTAAAGATTGAATTCTCTTTTCAGTTTGCTTCCAAGAGAAGGGGATGATTTCAATAGGAAGTGGAAAGGCACCTAAGTGTGAAACGAGCTTAGATTCATCTGCAATAATAATAAGTTCTTTAGAGGAGACGGCAACAATTTTTTCGCGAAGTAACGCACCTCCGCCACCTTTTATTAATTGTAAATCATTATTGATTTCATCTGCACCATCGATGGTAAGATCGAGTATGTCGGCTTCATTTAAAGAGATTAACGGAATAGATAGTTGTTTAGCTAATACTTCAGTTTCTTTTGACGTCGGTACAGCTTGAATGGATAAACCTTCTTGCACACATTTCCCTAACTTTTGTATTGTCCAATATACAGTTGAACCCGTACCAAGTCCAACCTTCATTCCATCTTTTACAAAGCCAGCAGCATATTCACCGGCTAACTGTTTTAAATTCATCATTTTACTCCGCCGGGCGTGGTCCAGCATCTAAACCGGAACTTTCAACTGTAAGTATCGGGCGAACAGTAATATCTTTATGTACACGCATTTGGCACGATAATCGTAAGTGGTCTTCAATTCCTTTTTCCGTAATAGCTTGTTTTTCATCATTTGTAGCCTCACAAAAATCACCTGCAATGACTTCAACTCTACAAGTTGTACATCTTGCTTTGCCACCGCAACGATGAAGAATGTGTACACCGTTATCTTCAAGTGCTAATACTAATTTCGTTCCTTTTTTTATATCGAAAGTTCCGGTACCTTCCACTGTTAATTTTGGCAAATTGATTCCTCCTCATGTAAAATGCTATATAACATATTTATGACCCGTATTCATGAACATAAACATAAAATTAATTATAAGCCCCGTAACTTTTTTCTTTGTTCAATCGTTTAATAAGTAAGCGCTGAAAAGGAGTGGTTATTTTGTGCACAAAAGTAACTCAGGTTTTAAAGGATCATATTGATATGAATCATTCAAATATAAATTTTTTAATTGAACATTATGCAGAGGTAAAAAGATACTGTACGTTTTTGACGAAAAACAAATGGGATGGGGAAGACCTTGCCCAAGAAGCAATTTGCAAAGTTCTTCAAAAGTATAGTGAGAAGGAAATTTGTATAACGCTTCTGTATAAAATTGCTCGAAATCAATGGTTAGATCAAATGAAATCAAAATCCGTTCAAGAAAAGTTAGAACAGCAAAATACATTTGAAGAACCACATGGGAAAATTGCAGATTTGCATGAAATGGTAGGGAAAGTATTGTCTTCGTTAAATGTGCAACAATCTGTAATTTTATTATTGAAGGATGTTTTTCAGTATAGTATCGCGGATATTGCTAAAGTGTGTTCGGTATCAGAAGGTGCAGTGAAAGCATCGTTATTTAGGAGTAGAAATAGGCTGAAAACTGTAAGTGAAGAGGGTATTGAAATAGTGGAGTACACGGATGATATTGAAATCGTTGTAACTTCTATTCGTGAAGAAAGACCTGAATTGTTGACGAAACTTCTCTCAACAATAGATTTCACTAAGTTACCATCAATACAACCGGTGTTATTATTCAGTATGAAAAAGCCTTCTTCTTATAGTTGTATGCTTAGTGCGGCATAAAATAGATGGAGGGATTTAATATGAAT
Proteins encoded:
- a CDS encoding MmcQ/YjbR family DNA-binding protein codes for the protein MNATRAYCLSKKKATEDSPDGWSATCMRLNNKIFAIVNHEEGEKAAITLKCDPELSLRIREDYPETIIPGYHMNKKHWNTVYIHKDVEQEQINKMIDWSYDLVLQSFSKKKQQELLD
- a CDS encoding DUF2809 domain-containing protein — its product is MNTKRNRLLYAPFTIVVIILGLSSRKFAFALPDLLNEYLGDALWALMIFTGFGFLFPKIETKKLAFISLIFCYGIEISQLYHVVWIDSIRATTLGGLVLGYGFLWSDLVAYTIGVGVGMFCEFMLRKK
- a CDS encoding phosphotransferase; this translates as MEHALEIAKFWFQDKDVTATEIQPNVTKIHCNKKTYILKEKGLIKQFLVELNVLEQLDEKGAKVQKLVKTRNDERYVFYKEKNYCLYEYVAGSVLEIKDTENLKVLGSTIGEEIANLHHELNSVNSANELIKRELYKVVYEWALPNLVKNEHVHQDVIQKMDQIHTTFKETVHSLPKQIIHRDMHLSNVIFRESDFQGFIDFELLEENVRVFDLCYCCTSILSEIFSDETLRRKWLQIVSEIFRGYYKQNILTREELKSIWYVMLSIQVIFITYFVQLKDVLKLNEEMFLWIFANKEDIEESIERIVLI
- a CDS encoding DNA topology modulation protein, translating into MKKIILIGSGGSGKSTLARQLGNKLNIKVHHLDALFWKPNWEGVPKEEQRTVQNDLIKEEKWIIDGNYGGTMDIRINAADTIIFLDIHRTICVYRAFKRIVQYRNKTRPDMGARCEERFDLQFFKWIWEYPKSKRPAILKRLDQFNKDKRIIILKTPNEVQRFIKEVQ
- a CDS encoding SUMF1/EgtB/PvdO family nonheme iron enzyme, whose protein sequence is MNEIIRLIDSYMVKIPAGEIVLRDDRIKREWKAQIKPFLLAQYTVTMELYYTVINESSNSFLGNHKPVVNISWNAAIAFCNLLSKKAGLKEYYSISDGGQTVSCNLDSNGYRLPSEAEWQYACKAGTTGYIYGELKEIAWYNGNSDEHVHEVGKKEPNAWGLYDMLGNVWEWCYDLYDEKVYGSYRIFRGGSWAEEARGCGATCRRRSHPTFHIDDLGFRLARSI
- a CDS encoding macrolide family glycosyltransferase — its product is MARVLFINAGSEGHINPTIKVVEELISRGEDVVYFSIEAFRERIEKTGATVRTIDDQKFIKAFLSGGRNYLPERINGLLHTADIIIPSVLEQIEGEHFDYIIHDSMFGCGHLIAQILKLPSINSSTSFAQDEKSFTRMLEHLSKNISEESIGKIKNDFQNLTIGIKEKYGVEIKSPYEVFYNPAPLTIVYTTREFQPFGESFDESYKFVGPSISTQLRKENFDFTAIEGKSPIYISLGTVFNEAITFYKLCFKAFENTDYTIVMSIGEKTKISDLGEIPKNFILKNYVPQTEVLTYTKLFITHGGMNSTHEGLYNGVPLIVIPQSADQPVIANQVENLGAGVTLQMQGLTESRLHESVDFVLGESSFKEAALNMKESFRKSGGDKQAADEVFKFKSQYDM
- a CDS encoding phosphatase, whose amino-acid sequence is MERIKKIKVNFEDMSATPFFQVQTNYRIRFGKESIENNLKLLREILGEIFKENDRIDVSFISGYIAYDKSKRTYEKTRIGKFVEIQNWKETQITDDDLENTVIFTTIKGVHKDEVYKYCKYVVNGGQQAYISFYNDTYLLYINSDVIDIISADASLIEKLKLQYREEYDKFYEIEELE
- a CDS encoding GNAT family N-acetyltransferase codes for the protein MQSKLITELTDLETAFHFRKEVFVKEQGVPLEDEFDAFDQIGETCKHILVYYNELPVGTGRIRFVDGMGKLERICILKDYRKYGLGKIIIKALEEIARNKEANKVKLHGQTQAEGFYEKLGYQTSSDVFMEDGIAHILMTKVLS
- the rpiA gene encoding ribose 5-phosphate isomerase A encodes the protein MNLKQLAGEYAAGFVKDGMKVGLGTGSTVYWTIQKLGKCVQEGLSIQAVPTSKETEVLAKQLSIPLISLNEADILDLTIDGADEINNDLQLIKGGGGALLREKIVAVSSKELIIIADESKLVSHLGAFPLPIEIIPFSWKQTEKRIQSLGCETHLRMNDGGPFITDNGNLIIDCIFPNKILNPNDTHTGLKMITGVVETGLFINMTSKAIIGTKNGIKEY
- a CDS encoding 2Fe-2S iron-sulfur cluster-binding protein, which produces MPKLTVEGTGTFDIKKGTKLVLALEDNGVHILHRCGGKARCTTCRVEVIAGDFCEATNDEKQAITEKGIEDHLRLSCQMRVHKDITVRPILTVESSGLDAGPRPAE
- a CDS encoding RNA polymerase subunit sigma-70, with the translated sequence MCTKVTQVLKDHIDMNHSNINFLIEHYAEVKRYCTFLTKNKWDGEDLAQEAICKVLQKYSEKEICITLLYKIARNQWLDQMKSKSVQEKLEQQNTFEEPHGKIADLHEMVGKVLSSLNVQQSVILLLKDVFQYSIADIAKVCSVSEGAVKASLFRSRNRLKTVSEEGIEIVEYTDDIEIVVTSIREERPELLTKLLSTIDFTKLPSIQPVLLFSMKKPSSYSCMLSAA